One part of the Hydrogenobacter sp. T-2 genome encodes these proteins:
- the cheB gene encoding chemotaxis-specific protein-glutamate methyltransferase CheB, protein MGRVRLLLVDDSKFIRMALRKVLEEVKDVEVVGEARDGEEAVRLALELKPDIITMDIVMPKMDGVRAIKEIKKHMDVPIIVISDHTTEGAKITFEALEAGAVDFISKGSAKLKFDFSKVAEELVDKLRLYTRKKSERKPFSPQDLKVQETKTQSAVDIVGIGVSTGGPKVLPVLIKNMGRLPVPVVIAQHMPPTFTKGLAEWLSKETHLRVEEGYDGMKLEGELFVVIPGGKNGSLERKNESFILRVHEEPQTIVKPSADVLFKSMAEKAKSPVALILTGMGNDGTEGAKKFKEKGFTVIVQEPSTCVVCGMPCSAMEAGAYTYIMPVEEMGKKVRELCGGLRHEVCS, encoded by the coding sequence ATGGGTAGAGTGAGACTTCTCTTGGTTGATGACTCCAAATTCATAAGAATGGCATTGAGGAAGGTTCTTGAAGAAGTAAAGGATGTGGAAGTGGTGGGGGAAGCCAGGGATGGAGAAGAGGCAGTAAGGCTTGCCCTTGAACTAAAGCCTGACATAATAACCATGGATATAGTTATGCCAAAGATGGATGGAGTAAGGGCTATAAAGGAAATAAAAAAGCATATGGATGTTCCCATAATAGTCATAAGTGACCATACCACTGAAGGAGCAAAGATAACCTTTGAAGCCCTTGAGGCTGGAGCAGTTGACTTTATCTCGAAGGGCTCTGCAAAATTAAAGTTTGACTTTTCAAAGGTTGCCGAAGAGCTTGTAGATAAGCTAAGGCTTTACACAAGGAAAAAGTCTGAGAGAAAGCCCTTTTCTCCACAGGATTTAAAGGTTCAAGAAACAAAAACCCAAAGTGCGGTGGATATTGTGGGCATTGGTGTTTCAACTGGTGGACCAAAGGTTTTGCCTGTTTTAATAAAAAACATGGGAAGACTTCCTGTTCCTGTGGTTATAGCTCAACACATGCCTCCTACCTTTACAAAGGGGCTTGCGGAGTGGCTTTCAAAGGAAACCCATCTAAGGGTAGAAGAGGGTTACGATGGGATGAAGCTTGAAGGGGAGCTTTTCGTAGTTATCCCAGGAGGAAAGAATGGTTCTTTGGAAAGGAAAAATGAGTCTTTTATACTCAGAGTTCATGAAGAACCTCAAACAATAGTAAAACCGTCTGCTGATGTGCTTTTCAAGAGCATGGCGGAAAAGGCGAAAAGTCCAGTAGCTCTTATACTTACAGGTATGGGAAATGATGGCACGGAGGGTGCAAAGAAGTTTAAGGAAAAGGGATTTACCGTAATAGTTCAAGAGCCCTCTACATGTGTAGTGTGTGGAATGCCATGCTCCGCCATGGAAGCCGGTGCATATACTTATATTATGCCTGTGGAAGAAATGGGAAAAAAGGTAAGAGAACTATGTGGAGGTTTACGCCATGAAGTATGTAGCTAA
- a CDS encoding CheR family methyltransferase, with translation MEFSEVLKLIEKRIGIVLSGTRLDRLKKLYEDNKEIFIGIEGKNIKEDSWQRIIDAISVQETYFYRDKEVFECIRDSIFPEIFKRLEEGVKIWSAGCATGEEVYTIAMLAVEYLTSLGYIAHTLKGKLTIIGTDISLNALQTATKGVYKDIPMGSFRNTPRSLFKYFDLKDGNNYHVKEEIKNLVEFHLHNLMDEPPIKDVDLVVCRNVLIYFSDEARKKVYDNLIRAMRKGGFLIMGPLDNPDGKIERRFCGRLSYFYKPWVE, from the coding sequence ATGGAGTTTTCTGAAGTCTTAAAGCTCATAGAAAAAAGAATAGGCATTGTCCTTTCTGGAACCAGGTTAGATAGATTAAAGAAACTATACGAGGATAATAAAGAGATATTTATAGGCATTGAGGGTAAGAATATAAAAGAAGATAGTTGGCAGAGGATAATAGATGCAATTAGTGTGCAGGAAACATATTTTTACAGAGATAAGGAAGTTTTTGAGTGCATTAGGGATTCTATATTTCCCGAAATTTTTAAAAGGCTCGAAGAGGGCGTAAAGATATGGTCAGCAGGATGTGCAACCGGTGAAGAAGTTTATACTATCGCCATGCTTGCGGTAGAATACCTCACCTCGCTTGGCTACATCGCCCATACACTTAAAGGTAAGCTAACAATCATTGGAACCGACATATCTCTAAATGCACTTCAGACTGCCACAAAGGGAGTATATAAAGATATCCCTATGGGATCCTTTAGAAACACTCCCCGCAGCCTGTTTAAATACTTTGACTTAAAGGATGGAAACAATTACCACGTAAAAGAGGAAATAAAGAACCTTGTGGAATTTCACCTGCATAATCTGATGGACGAACCCCCAATTAAGGACGTGGACTTAGTAGTTTGCAGGAATGTGCTTATATACTTCAGCGATGAAGCGAGAAAAAAGGTGTATGATAATCTAATAAGAGCTATGAGGAAGGGAGGCTTTTTGATTATGGGTCCTCTGGACAACCCTGACGGGAAAATCGAGAGGCGATTTTGTGGAAGGCTTTCATATTTTTATAAGCCATGGGTAGAGTGA
- a CDS encoding methyl-accepting chemotaxis protein, with translation MLKRLSVRKKVMLLFLLPFLVTTLFATLSAYFIVLRPFLYVRHAESIIDLQEAILEVVYQIQRERGLTVSFLTHAGTKFDDQLKKQRVETDQAIEKLPQEFKNRLLPLKDARDMSDKIEMTPGDAFNLYSNIIESLLIALKEEIREVHDARLFRRLESSILLAYIQESAEKERAILVSVFTKDVLEPSDRDIWYRAVTNQESYLRVFSDIAPSKAVEMYAQRVKDSEVEKFRQLIREKEDFFGVNPDEWFKVSTERIDQMWEVGEFLVSLAKQEVKSMKTSAIRGFFLLTLLGFPALLISLLLALFIIRGLSGSLTELETVIREVVERGNFRKRLEVKSQDEFGKMAQNLNMLLSSLNNVVDEIREVMVSASEGDFSKRITSDQKGDLLVVKEKINKVMEVMEFLVDSLLSVANASVEVSKAMEMVEEGTRKQTEATGRMATAIEEISSALGETSNSTELAFQSANETSNFVEESSRLMEDFSSSMKRVREGGERIRHVAGAIQDIAEQVNLLALNAAIEAARAGEQGRGFAVVADEVRRLAEQVGKMAGSVSQTVQEVVSIIEEGYRNTDVVRKGFESIREAVGKIREMLHRIAASMEETSAGMGEISRNMESLKEISNNNASASEEVLSQMVELTKRVEETTKKVEELRG, from the coding sequence ATGCTTAAAAGGTTGAGCGTCAGAAAAAAGGTTATGCTTCTTTTCTTGCTTCCTTTTCTTGTAACCACACTCTTCGCTACCCTTTCTGCCTACTTTATAGTCCTCCGACCCTTCCTCTATGTGAGGCATGCGGAGAGCATCATTGACCTTCAAGAGGCGATACTCGAGGTAGTTTACCAAATACAGAGGGAGAGGGGTTTAACTGTTAGCTTTTTGACGCACGCTGGTACAAAGTTTGATGACCAGCTCAAAAAACAAAGAGTGGAAACTGACCAGGCAATAGAAAAACTACCACAGGAATTCAAAAACAGGCTTCTGCCCCTAAAGGATGCAAGAGATATGAGCGATAAAATTGAGATGACACCTGGGGATGCTTTTAATCTTTATAGCAACATAATAGAGAGCCTCTTAATAGCCCTTAAGGAAGAGATAAGGGAAGTGCACGATGCCAGGTTGTTTAGACGTCTTGAAAGCAGTATTCTTTTGGCTTATATACAGGAAAGTGCAGAAAAAGAAAGAGCTATACTTGTGAGCGTATTTACAAAGGATGTGCTTGAACCTTCAGACAGAGACATATGGTATAGGGCGGTTACCAATCAAGAGTCTTATCTTAGAGTTTTCTCTGACATAGCACCAAGCAAAGCGGTTGAGATGTATGCACAAAGGGTAAAGGATAGTGAGGTAGAAAAGTTTAGACAGCTAATAAGGGAGAAGGAGGACTTTTTTGGGGTTAACCCAGATGAGTGGTTTAAGGTGTCTACGGAGAGGATAGACCAAATGTGGGAGGTAGGAGAGTTCCTCGTAAGTTTAGCAAAGCAAGAGGTCAAGTCTATGAAAACATCCGCTATTAGGGGCTTCTTCCTTTTAACACTTCTTGGCTTTCCAGCGTTGCTTATCTCCCTTTTATTAGCCCTTTTCATAATAAGGGGGCTGTCAGGCAGTTTAACGGAGTTGGAGACGGTAATAAGGGAAGTTGTGGAGAGGGGGAATTTTAGAAAAAGGCTTGAGGTGAAAAGTCAGGATGAGTTTGGGAAAATGGCACAAAACCTAAACATGCTTTTGTCCTCACTTAACAATGTGGTAGATGAGATTAGAGAGGTTATGGTATCCGCCTCTGAGGGAGACTTCTCCAAAAGGATAACATCAGACCAGAAGGGGGATCTGCTTGTGGTAAAGGAGAAGATAAATAAGGTTATGGAAGTCATGGAGTTTCTCGTGGATTCTTTGCTATCTGTGGCTAACGCATCGGTTGAAGTTAGCAAAGCAATGGAGATGGTGGAGGAAGGCACAAGAAAACAGACCGAGGCTACAGGAAGAATGGCAACCGCTATAGAGGAGATAAGTTCTGCTCTCGGAGAGACCTCAAACAGCACAGAGCTCGCCTTCCAGTCCGCTAATGAAACCTCAAACTTTGTTGAAGAATCCTCAAGGCTTATGGAGGACTTTAGTAGCTCCATGAAAAGGGTAAGAGAGGGAGGAGAGAGAATAAGGCATGTAGCTGGTGCAATTCAAGATATTGCGGAACAGGTAAACCTTCTTGCACTCAACGCTGCAATAGAGGCGGCAAGAGCTGGAGAACAAGGAAGAGGCTTTGCGGTTGTTGCGGATGAGGTTCGTAGACTTGCGGAGCAGGTGGGTAAGATGGCAGGCTCAGTAAGTCAGACGGTTCAGGAGGTTGTCTCCATCATAGAAGAAGGCTACAGGAATACAGATGTTGTCCGTAAGGGTTTTGAGAGTATAAGGGAGGCAGTAGGAAAAATAAGGGAAATGCTTCATAGGATAGCTGCAAGCATGGAAGAGACCTCTGCAGGTATGGGAGAAATATCCCGTAACATGGAAAGCCTCAAGGAGATAAGCAATAACAATGCGTCCGCTTCCGAAGAAGTCCTTTCACAGATGGTGGAGCTGACAAAGAGGGTGGAGGAGACCACTAAGAAGGTAGAAGAATTAAGAGGCTAA
- a CDS encoding J domain-containing protein, with product MKTFYFRVFDYIYRKRLELFQSLFYDLYRSFDGKHEEFLKTWFESYMIRKLFKYFPIEDVITYYPQFALKKRSLVASYVKTYWRFCQSPNLYPAKIRESMEFFGLNSLNEQELKRAYRRLVKLNHPDKVEDKRVAHKKMLLINYHYQVLIGYMRRVSHA from the coding sequence ATGAAGACCTTTTATTTTAGGGTATTTGACTACATATACAGAAAAAGGCTTGAGCTTTTTCAGTCCCTCTTCTATGACCTTTATAGAAGCTTTGATGGGAAGCATGAAGAGTTTTTAAAGACGTGGTTTGAATCTTACATGATAAGAAAGCTCTTCAAGTATTTCCCTATAGAGGATGTGATTACATATTATCCACAGTTTGCCTTAAAAAAGAGGAGTCTTGTAGCTTCCTATGTAAAAACCTACTGGCGTTTTTGCCAAAGTCCAAACCTGTATCCAGCAAAAATAAGAGAATCCATGGAGTTCTTCGGGCTTAATAGCTTAAATGAGCAAGAACTTAAACGAGCATACAGAAGACTTGTAAAACTGAACCACCCAGATAAGGTAGAAGACAAAAGGGTCGCACACAAAAAAATGCTCCTTATAAACTACCACTATCAGGTGCTCATTGGCTATATGAGGAGGGTCAGCCATGCTTAA
- a CDS encoding chemotaxis protein CheW encodes MADLVPVVKEKGLQRVSKFFEFLGFYLERELFGVPLKEVVEISKLLPIVPVPFSSPLILGVINIRGEILPVIDLKTILRLRREREGDRVVLVESHKGKVGILVDEVVGVIRIEEEKLEPNPMSGRYSEYIRNVAQLPQGLISIIEFDRVVDSI; translated from the coding sequence ATGGCTGACTTAGTGCCTGTGGTAAAGGAGAAGGGTCTTCAGAGAGTAAGCAAGTTCTTTGAATTTTTGGGCTTTTATCTTGAGAGGGAGCTCTTTGGTGTTCCTCTGAAGGAGGTGGTGGAAATATCAAAGCTCCTACCCATAGTGCCTGTTCCCTTTTCTTCTCCACTTATCTTAGGTGTTATAAACATAAGAGGAGAGATACTCCCCGTTATTGACCTCAAAACCATACTAAGGCTCAGAAGGGAAAGGGAAGGTGATAGAGTTGTGTTGGTAGAAAGCCATAAGGGAAAGGTAGGGATTCTTGTGGATGAAGTGGTGGGTGTGATAAGGATCGAAGAGGAAAAACTTGAGCCAAACCCCATGTCTGGAAGGTATAGCGAATACATACGAAACGTCGCCCAATTGCCCCAAGGACTAATAAGCATTATTGAGTTTGACCGCGTGGTGGATAGCATATGA